GCGCCAAGTCGCTGCCAGCTTCCGAATAAGGTGTTCGGTTTCGGTGAGCCCTCCACCGCCGACCCGGGCAAGCGCACGGCGGACGGCGAGAGCGGCGTCAGCGTGAGCTGCAAGGTGCGCAAGCAAGGCGACGCATACGTCGTAGAAGGCAACGTCAAGAAAGGCGCCGACACTTTCTACGTCAACAGCACCGACGTCGACGTGACGTCCGGTGTGGGTAGCGCACTGGTCGTCGCCAGCTCGGGGGCGTCGATCGGCTACGAGACGTGCACCCAGCTCAACTGCCCTGGAGTGACGGATCCTCCGTTCTGCACCTTCGAGGTGATCAGCGATCAAATCCGCTCCGGCGCCGTCTGGGCCAAGGTCAGTTGCCCAATGCTCGTTGCGCCGAGTGAGCAGAGCTACTGCACCGCCAGCGCGGTGTTCGTGCTCGAAAACTGCGAGGAATAGCCAGTTCCGCAGGGAACCAAATGGTTCAAGCAAAAAGAGGTCGGACCATCCGGTCCGGCCTCTCTGCGTTTGTACGCCTGTTGTCCCGTTCGAATCACGCGCCTTGCAAAAATCAGGCGCCTCGCGAATCTGCCTGTGAATCAGGTGCCGCCGCGAGAGCTCGGGGGCGCCATTTCGACTGCCGCGATCCCTGCAGGAGGCGTGGGCGCCGTTTCCTCGACGGTTGGCACGTCGTCATCGGCGCGGCTCTCGTCTCCACCCTGCCCCGGGATGGGCATGGTGTCTCCGAGAGAAATCGGGGCGTCGTCCTCGTCTAGCGCGAACACCTGAACCAACACGGCGGTGATGTTGTCCTCGCCCCCGTGTTCGTTGGCCAGCGTGATCAGGCGGCGGCACGCGAGCGTGAGATCCTCCGTCGAGGTGACCACCTCGCGGATCTCATCGTCGTCGATCATGCCGCTCAAACCGTCGGAGCACAGAACGTAGAGATCGCCGCTCTTCGCGTCGTCGCTCTGCAGATCGACCGTGACTTGGTCCTGCATGCCGAGGGCGCGGGTGATCACGTTCTTCGGAAGCTCGCTGCGCTGCTCTTCTGTGAGCTCCGGCATCGCGAGCAGGTAGTCATTCACTAGCGAGTGATCGCGGGTCATCTGGGTGATCTCGCCGTCGCGAATGCGGTAGGCACGGCTGTCACCCACGTGACCAATGAACATCTTCTTCTTCTTCTGGCTGAACAGCGCACCTACGACGGTGGTGCCCATGCCTTGGCACTCGCGGGACTGCAGACTGCGTTCGAAGATCTGACGATTCGCGAGACGAATCCCGGTGAGCAAGCGGTTCTCTTCTTCGCTCAGGCGTGAGTCGAAGTGGAACGGCCAGGTCACGTCCTCGTTTGCGGTTGCCCTGAAGAACTCGGCGATGGAATCCGTGGCGATGCGACTCGCAACGTCACCAGCGCGATGGCCCCCCATGCCATCGGCGACGATGAAGAGCTCGTGGTCATCGAGCACCGCGAAACTATCCTCGTTGTGCTCACGCTGGAGCCCGACGTCGCTGATGCCTGCAGCTTTTGCCCTCAACCGACCCACGCTACGCCCTCACCATCCCAAACGAGCATTCCCTATGCGGGTCTCGTGTTTGTCCGCGGCCAAGCGTGCCTACCTCGAGTGGACGAGACAGGGGGATGAACGCCCGCGACGGAATCACATCACACGATTTCACGTGGTCACCTCGAGTGTCAAGCATACACCAGCTCGCGCCAACCCCTCGGAAGAACCGCCGATGTCTTCAAAGCCGGATCTCTTCAAAGCCGGATCTCTTCAAAGCCGCAGTCCGGTTCGGCCGATCTCCAAAGCGCAAGCCGGGGCTCGGCGAGTCCGCAGTTGTTTCCACTCCCCCGACTCGGAGGGGCCGCTCATCGGACGGCATGGTCGACTCGCCACCTGGCCCGCGGTCGTGACACTGGCTGCCTGATTCGCGTCCCCCGGCGCTCAGGCTGCAGCAGCGCCCTCACACCTCCATGATGTCTTTTTCGCGGGCCGCGACAAACTGATCGACGCTCGCTACCCCCGCACTCACGACCTCTTCGACCTTCTTCTTGGCGCGCTCTTGGTCGTCCTCGCCGATCTCCCCCTCGTTCTTCAGGTCCGAGAGCATATCGATGGCGTCGTGGCGAGCTTTACGAATTGCGACCTTGCAATCCTCGCCGTTGCGCTTGGCGAGCTTGGCTAGGTCCCTGCGGCGCTCCTCGCTGAGCGGGGGGATGGGAATGCGAATGAGGTCACCATCGGTCTGCGGGTTGAAGCCGAGATCGCTCTCTCGGATGGCGCGCTCGATGGCCTGAACCTGGTTCTTCTCCCAGGGCTTCACGGTGATCATCCGCGGCTCAGGCACGGCGACCGATGCCATCTGGGAGATGGGGGTCGACTGGCCGTAGTAGTCGACTCGGATCCCTTCCAGCATTCCCGAGTTCGCGCGCCCGGTTCGCAGCTTCGCAAGGTCACGCTTCAGTGACTCGTGGGCCTTGGTGATGGCTACCGCCAGCTCGCTGAGCACATCGTCGATCATCCGATCCTCCAATGAGGCGAATCTGGGCGATTCGCCGATCAGCGCACACCCCGCTTGGGTGATGTTCGTTCAGTCCTGCGAAGGTGCGCGTCCTGGGCTCGCGCCGCCGTGGGCGCGCTGTAT
This Polyangiaceae bacterium DNA region includes the following protein-coding sequences:
- a CDS encoding Stp1/IreP family PP2C-type Ser/Thr phosphatase, producing MRAKAAGISDVGLQREHNEDSFAVLDDHELFIVADGMGGHRAGDVASRIATDSIAEFFRATANEDVTWPFHFDSRLSEEENRLLTGIRLANRQIFERSLQSRECQGMGTTVVGALFSQKKKKMFIGHVGDSRAYRIRDGEITQMTRDHSLVNDYLLAMPELTEEQRSELPKNVITRALGMQDQVTVDLQSDDAKSGDLYVLCSDGLSGMIDDDEIREVVTSTEDLTLACRRLITLANEHGGEDNITAVLVQVFALDEDDAPISLGDTMPIPGQGGDESRADDDVPTVEETAPTPPAGIAAVEMAPPSSRGGT
- the frr gene encoding ribosome recycling factor, which gives rise to MIDDVLSELAVAITKAHESLKRDLAKLRTGRANSGMLEGIRVDYYGQSTPISQMASVAVPEPRMITVKPWEKNQVQAIERAIRESDLGFNPQTDGDLIRIPIPPLSEERRRDLAKLAKRNGEDCKVAIRKARHDAIDMLSDLKNEGEIGEDDQERAKKKVEEVVSAGVASVDQFVAAREKDIMEV